A genomic stretch from Nitrospinaceae bacterium includes:
- a CDS encoding amidophosphoribosyltransferase, protein MSDECVHESCAVFGIYGHPEAANLTYLGLYALQHRGQESSGIVASNGEKVHSEIGMGHVADIFDENRLSKLNGHMAIGHNRYSTAGESGIVNAQPFLIDHSRGILALGHNGNLVNAGRLRGELENSGSIFRSTTDSEVILHLIARSSEEETEPAILDALNRLEGAFTLTMMTRDTLIGVRDPHGFRPLVLGKLDKDNGEPAWVLASETCALDLIDAEFEREILPGEMLIVDENGPRSIFPFPATEPKQCIFEFIYFARPDSHIFGDNVYSVRRNLGVQLAKENPIDADMVIPVPDSGLAVATGYAAESGIPMEMGLVRNHYVGRTFIEPQNAIRHFGVKVKLNPINSFLEGKRVVVVDDSIVRGTTSRKIVEMIRHAGASEVHMRISSPPITSPCYFGIDMPTHEELIASESTVEEIRAHLGADSLSYLSLEGLDKCVEPRQNNFCSACFTGNYPLQIETHDAQLSLFRELRTSEHRA, encoded by the coding sequence ATGAGCGATGAGTGTGTCCATGAATCATGCGCCGTATTCGGCATCTACGGCCACCCAGAGGCGGCAAACCTGACCTATCTGGGCCTCTACGCCCTCCAACACAGAGGCCAGGAGAGCTCAGGTATCGTGGCCTCGAACGGCGAGAAGGTCCACAGCGAAATCGGGATGGGCCATGTCGCCGATATTTTCGATGAAAACCGCCTCTCAAAGCTAAATGGTCATATGGCCATCGGGCATAACCGATATTCGACCGCAGGCGAGTCGGGCATCGTCAACGCCCAGCCCTTTTTGATCGATCACTCTCGCGGCATCCTCGCATTGGGCCACAACGGCAACCTCGTCAACGCAGGCCGCCTCCGAGGCGAGCTTGAGAACAGCGGCTCGATATTCAGGAGCACGACAGACAGCGAAGTGATCCTCCACCTCATTGCCAGATCCTCGGAAGAGGAAACAGAACCGGCAATTCTCGATGCGCTTAACCGTTTGGAGGGCGCCTTCACCCTCACTATGATGACACGCGACACGCTTATCGGTGTGCGCGATCCCCACGGCTTTAGGCCACTTGTTCTAGGAAAACTGGACAAAGATAACGGTGAGCCGGCTTGGGTGCTTGCCAGCGAGACCTGCGCCCTTGATCTCATCGATGCCGAGTTCGAACGCGAGATCCTTCCCGGAGAGATGCTCATCGTTGATGAAAATGGTCCGCGCAGCATTTTTCCTTTTCCTGCTACAGAGCCCAAACAATGCATTTTTGAATTCATCTACTTCGCCAGACCCGACAGCCATATATTCGGAGACAATGTGTATTCCGTGCGCCGAAATCTGGGCGTGCAACTGGCCAAGGAGAATCCCATCGATGCCGACATGGTGATACCCGTCCCGGACTCAGGTTTAGCCGTCGCCACAGGCTACGCCGCAGAATCTGGCATCCCGATGGAAATGGGCTTGGTTAGAAACCACTACGTCGGTCGAACCTTCATCGAGCCCCAGAACGCCATCCGCCATTTTGGCGTTAAAGTGAAGCTCAACCCCATAAATTCATTTCTTGAGGGAAAGCGTGTCGTTGTCGTTGATGATTCCATTGTTCGCGGTACAACAAGCCGAAAAATAGTCGAAATGATCCGCCACGCCGGGGCGAGCGAGGTTCATATGCGTATCAGTTCGCCTCCGATAACGAGTCCCTGTTATTTCGGAATCGACATGCCGACCCACGAGGAGTTAATTGCCTCGGAGAGCACGGTGGAGGAAATCAGGGCGCACCTTGGTGCCGATTCCCTGTCCTACTTAAGCCTTGAGGGCCTTGATAAGTGCGTCGAGCCACGGCAAAACAATTTTTGCTCGGCCTGCTTCACCGGAAATTACCCTCTTCAAATCGAGACTCATGACGCACAACTATCTCTTTTCAGGGAACTTAGAACGAGTGAGCACCGCGCATGA
- a CDS encoding transglycosylase SLT domain-containing protein, whose amino-acid sequence MYFSTYLRWGIFPLVLLFAAGCTAGGQMGEAPVRSAATPPRQNMPKRHVVVAKENKPTPASKEKSLTKKPAEEPTKKIGSPHDLILDLPATSEDEEHTAALKPIRKTGEIPTKPFTFDIPIVRNTAVDRWIEYFTGSGRANFAIWLSRGGRYIKTFREIFKDNNLPQDLAYLSLIESGFSLRARSRAGAVGPWQFMPATARRSGLKVNRYVDERRHPIKATHAAVYLLTALYKEFGHWDLALAAYNSGENRIRRARKRSGRKTFWALTRTRYIPNETKNYVPKFLAGLIIAKNPEVFGFSGIDYQKPRRWETVALPRGMSLKSIARMAGAPLKSIQDLNSELRWRYTPPVKGHLLRLPSGTANRFLEILAKTPREPIPVSGHYRILPGDTFGLLAKRFGISLHKMLELNAHLNPRRLRVGTPIFLPQKKTSIRTSILTSRNGGMKKPPKAKAHHVVGPGENLWVIARQYGVSTNQLLRLNGLKPSTKIHPGNRIIIHR is encoded by the coding sequence ATGTATTTTTCAACCTACCTAAGGTGGGGGATTTTTCCTCTCGTCCTCTTGTTCGCCGCAGGCTGCACGGCAGGCGGCCAAATGGGGGAAGCTCCCGTTCGATCGGCTGCCACGCCACCCCGGCAAAACATGCCGAAACGCCATGTCGTCGTCGCAAAAGAAAACAAACCGACACCGGCCTCAAAAGAAAAATCCCTGACAAAAAAACCGGCGGAGGAGCCCACCAAAAAAATTGGCTCGCCCCATGATCTCATCCTCGATCTTCCCGCCACATCGGAAGATGAAGAGCACACTGCAGCCCTTAAGCCAATCCGCAAGACGGGAGAAATACCCACCAAACCTTTTACGTTCGATATTCCCATTGTGCGCAATACCGCTGTTGATCGTTGGATCGAGTACTTCACAGGCTCTGGAAGGGCAAATTTTGCGATATGGCTGAGCCGGGGGGGACGCTACATCAAGACATTCCGGGAAATCTTCAAGGACAATAACCTTCCCCAGGATTTGGCCTATCTCTCGCTCATCGAAAGCGGCTTCAGCCTTCGTGCCAGGTCAAGGGCCGGCGCTGTTGGCCCCTGGCAATTCATGCCTGCCACGGCCCGTCGAAGCGGCCTCAAAGTTAACCGCTATGTCGATGAGCGACGGCATCCCATCAAGGCGACCCACGCCGCCGTCTATCTTTTGACAGCACTGTATAAGGAATTTGGCCATTGGGACCTAGCTTTGGCCGCCTACAATAGCGGAGAGAACCGGATTCGGCGCGCCCGTAAAAGATCGGGCCGCAAAACATTTTGGGCGCTCACCCGGACACGCTACATACCCAATGAAACGAAAAACTATGTTCCAAAGTTTTTGGCTGGTCTGATTATCGCCAAAAACCCGGAAGTTTTTGGTTTTTCCGGCATCGACTACCAAAAACCCAGGCGCTGGGAAACGGTTGCCCTTCCCCGCGGGATGAGTCTGAAAAGCATCGCTCGGATGGCGGGTGCGCCACTAAAATCGATACAGGATCTCAACTCAGAGCTTCGCTGGAGATACACACCGCCTGTTAAGGGCCATCTTCTTCGCCTGCCGTCCGGCACGGCCAATCGTTTCCTTGAAATCCTGGCCAAAACTCCCAGGGAGCCGATACCTGTCTCCGGCCACTACCGCATACTTCCAGGCGATACGTTCGGGCTACTCGCAAAGCGATTTGGAATTTCTCTTCATAAAATGCTGGAACTCAACGCGCATCTCAACCCGCGCCGCCTGCGGGTGGGGACACCCATCTTTCTCCCCCAGAAAAAAACATCTATAAGAACATCTATTCTCACCTCAAGAAATGGTGGTATGAAAAAACCGCCAAAGGCAAAAGCGCATCATGTCGTCGGCCCGGGAGAGAATCTATGGGTCATCGCACGGCAATATGGCGTGTCCACCAATCAACTTCTACGGCTTAACGGTCTTAAACCATCGACCAAAATCCACCCGGGCAACCGAATTATCATCCATCGCTAG
- the bamD gene encoding outer membrane protein assembly factor BamD — protein MKRIHPGMVKNILVISFLALIATGCISRSKEQATPGELFVLGQQDLRSDRFEAARQAFKRLLREYPDSKHRRTALLNLADSYFQEEEYLEAKVQYSEFVQLYPVSPHTSKAYFFLGMSDFNRILDFDRDQSIANDALKSFRAVKKRFPRSKFSKKSDEKIKKIRSLLASSELFIANFYLRRGQRVSAIPRYRDIIKNYRDQPEIRAEAIYQMGESFRLEESYEKAGQTYRILIEEHPTSPFSQDAYDRLLSLTSK, from the coding sequence ATGAAACGAATACACCCTGGCATGGTCAAAAACATCCTTGTCATTTCTTTTTTAGCCTTGATTGCAACCGGATGTATTTCCCGCTCCAAGGAGCAGGCCACACCTGGAGAGTTGTTTGTCCTGGGCCAGCAAGATCTGCGCTCGGATCGTTTCGAGGCAGCTCGCCAGGCCTTCAAACGACTTCTTCGCGAGTATCCTGACAGCAAGCACCGGCGCACCGCTCTGCTGAACCTGGCGGATTCATACTTCCAAGAAGAAGAATATCTTGAGGCGAAAGTCCAGTACTCTGAATTTGTACAGCTCTACCCTGTCAGCCCGCACACATCAAAAGCCTACTTTTTCCTAGGCATGTCTGACTTCAACCGAATTTTGGACTTTGACCGGGATCAGTCAATTGCAAATGACGCGCTCAAAAGCTTCAGGGCGGTGAAAAAGAGATTCCCGCGATCTAAATTCAGCAAGAAAAGCGACGAAAAAATAAAAAAGATCAGAAGCCTCCTTGCGAGCAGCGAACTGTTCATCGCGAATTTTTATCTGCGGCGAGGACAGCGGGTTTCCGCTATTCCGAGATACCGGGATATCATCAAAAATTATCGTGACCAGCCAGAAATTCGAGCCGAGGCAATCTACCAAATGGGTGAGAGCTTTCGACTTGAGGAAAGTTACGAGAAAGCCGGACAAACTTATCGGATCCTCATCGAGGAGCATCCGACGAGCCCATTTTCTCAGGATGCATATGACCGCCTGCTCTCACTGACTAGCAAATAG